A genomic window from Halobellus ruber includes:
- a CDS encoding DUF7344 domain-containing protein translates to MSVETEAGVMVRGGDETASAEIDLYHCHLPKLAEAEYVEWDPGTGEISAGPRFDEVEPLLEFTERHADELPPGWP, encoded by the coding sequence GTGAGTGTCGAAACGGAAGCCGGCGTGATGGTCCGGGGAGGAGACGAGACGGCGTCGGCCGAGATCGACCTATACCACTGCCACCTGCCGAAACTGGCCGAAGCGGAGTACGTCGAATGGGATCCCGGCACCGGCGAGATCTCCGCGGGACCACGCTTCGACGAGGTCGAACCGCTGCTCGAGTTCACCGAACGCCACGCCGACGAACTTCCTCCCGGCTGGCCGTGA
- a CDS encoding phosphoadenosine phosphosulfate reductase family protein translates to MPDFPDYLDVDYTDGEGETPADYPTIEDKIEKAIEVTKRGLEGYRNPAVMWTGGKDSTLTLYFIKEVAERYDLEVPPAVFIDHFQHFDEIHDFVDRWAEAWDLDVVYARNEDVGAYVDDHDLEPGDDIPVSALSEHNQHHVRELLEYDEDTFPFLLDTYVGNHLLKTVALNDALESHDIDGVISGVRWDEQEARADETFFSPRHDPDIYPPHDRIQPILQFDEAAVWEAFWNFVVPDTVEGFPEEGYVPESADDLPNGLTMADVPISPKYFAGFRSLGSEVSTDKTTDEPAWLQDVENTTERAGRAQDKEDLMERLRDLGYM, encoded by the coding sequence ATGCCAGACTTCCCCGACTACCTCGACGTCGACTACACCGACGGCGAAGGCGAGACGCCCGCGGACTATCCCACGATCGAGGACAAGATCGAGAAGGCCATCGAGGTCACGAAGCGCGGCCTCGAAGGGTACCGCAACCCCGCGGTGATGTGGACCGGCGGCAAGGATTCGACGCTCACGCTGTACTTCATCAAGGAGGTCGCAGAACGGTACGACCTCGAGGTCCCGCCGGCGGTGTTCATCGACCACTTCCAGCATTTCGACGAGATCCACGACTTCGTCGACCGGTGGGCCGAGGCGTGGGACTTAGACGTCGTCTACGCCCGCAACGAGGACGTCGGCGCCTACGTCGACGACCACGACCTCGAACCCGGCGACGACATTCCCGTGTCGGCGCTCTCGGAGCACAACCAGCACCACGTCCGGGAGCTGCTGGAGTACGACGAGGACACCTTCCCGTTCCTGCTCGACACCTACGTGGGCAACCACCTGCTGAAGACCGTCGCGCTGAACGACGCCCTCGAGTCCCACGACATCGACGGCGTCATCTCCGGCGTGCGCTGGGACGAACAGGAGGCCCGCGCCGACGAGACGTTCTTCTCGCCGCGGCACGACCCCGACATCTACCCGCCCCACGACCGCATCCAGCCCATCCTCCAGTTCGACGAGGCCGCCGTCTGGGAGGCGTTTTGGAACTTCGTGGTGCCGGACACCGTCGAAGGCTTCCCCGAGGAGGGATACGTGCCCGAGAGCGCCGACGACCTCCCGAACGGGCTCACGATGGCCGACGTCCCCATCTCGCCGAAGTACTTCGCGGGCTTCCGGTCGCTCGGCAGCGAGGTCTCGACCGACAAGACCACCGACGAACCGGCGTGGCTCCAGGATGTGGAGAACACCACGGAGCGCGCGGGCCGCGCCCAGGACAAGGAGGACCTGATGGAGCGGCTTCGCGACCTCGGGTATATGTGA
- a CDS encoding enolase C-terminal domain-like protein — protein MCPKIAEIETVSFTYPVDDAKRDPTAGKLVYSPGETYERTAHGVRITTDTGLRGEYIGATGVGLAQIDLCGEYLLGRDPLKREKHWDALRGILRKYDQMGLGPIDIALWDLAGKHYGAPVHELLGTYRERLPAYASTYFAERERGFDSPEAFADFAETCLDHGYPAFKTHTWTGEGRSDIREEVELIRAVGERVGDRMRLMHDPVCSYETFADAVTVGRACDEYDYFWYEDPLKDGGQSQHAHKRLGERIDTPLLQTELVRGLEPTVDFLDAGATDFARADPDWDGGITGAMKIARAAEGHGLDVEYHLAGPAQRHCMAATRNSNYYELGLVHPDSPLPHTESPVYQGGYTDRIDTIDSDGTVGVPDGPGLGVDYDWEYVRENQVGSRVYN, from the coding sequence ATGTGTCCGAAGATCGCCGAAATCGAGACTGTATCGTTTACGTACCCTGTCGACGACGCCAAGCGGGACCCGACTGCGGGAAAGCTAGTGTACTCCCCGGGTGAAACGTACGAACGCACCGCCCACGGCGTTCGGATCACCACGGACACGGGACTCCGCGGGGAGTATATCGGCGCGACGGGCGTCGGGTTGGCACAAATCGACCTCTGTGGGGAGTACTTACTGGGTCGCGACCCACTGAAACGGGAGAAACACTGGGACGCGTTGCGGGGCATCCTCCGAAAGTACGACCAGATGGGGTTGGGGCCGATCGACATCGCGCTGTGGGACCTCGCCGGCAAGCACTACGGCGCGCCGGTCCACGAACTGCTCGGGACCTACCGGGAACGACTGCCCGCGTACGCGTCGACGTACTTCGCCGAACGGGAGCGCGGGTTCGACTCCCCGGAGGCGTTCGCGGACTTCGCGGAGACGTGTCTGGATCACGGCTACCCGGCGTTCAAAACCCACACCTGGACCGGGGAGGGGCGGTCCGACATCCGAGAGGAGGTCGAGTTGATCCGCGCGGTCGGCGAGCGCGTCGGCGACCGGATGCGGCTGATGCACGACCCGGTGTGTTCCTACGAGACGTTCGCCGACGCGGTCACGGTCGGGCGGGCGTGCGACGAGTACGACTACTTCTGGTACGAGGATCCGCTCAAAGACGGCGGACAGTCCCAACACGCCCACAAGCGGCTCGGGGAGCGGATCGACACGCCGCTGTTGCAGACCGAACTCGTGCGGGGGTTGGAACCCACCGTGGACTTCCTCGACGCCGGGGCGACCGACTTCGCCCGGGCCGACCCCGACTGGGACGGCGGAATCACCGGCGCGATGAAGATCGCCCGTGCCGCCGAGGGCCACGGACTCGACGTGGAGTACCACCTCGCCGGGCCGGCCCAGCGCCACTGTATGGCAGCGACCCGCAACTCGAACTACTACGAACTCGGATTGGTTCATCCGGACTCCCCGCTGCCACACACGGAGTCGCCGGTGTACCAGGGCGGGTACACCGACCGAATCGACACGATCGATTCGGACGGAACCGTCGGCGTCCCCGACGGGCCGGGACTGGGAGTCGACTACGACTGGGAGTACGTCAGGGAGAACCAGGTGGGTTCGAGGGTGTACAACTGA
- a CDS encoding TRAP transporter large permease, which produces MILQLLSTGEILILATVVCVILFLIGLPIYLVFGFWGLIYHATSESFPISNIALEHYDVLQTFPFTAIPLFILVGDLIYESGIAAEVVDFTKETIGWWPGSTGNTAIGTASIFSAITGSNAATTASVGNALYPQMQNEGYKDTYAAGTIAAGGVLGAIIPPSILLIIYGVAFGVSIIDLFKAGIAPGIGMLIVLVGINTYYSKKEDYGSQTTPGINPLKIIKAGWRAKIGIGTIVILLGGIFAGIFTPTESAAVAVIYILALSVGTGRISSFEEILRASFSSLLLLGVIIPMVVTSVLIQQSMSNLGLQTTIANAVIGLQNEFLILLAILAIIWIAGTVMDATPNLLLTAPMLAPAAAEIGWGPIVWGMIFMMGDSVGFITPPYGLNLYIISGIAEIDYIRVARAVVPYLLGLVAVWIGYAVIHLYVI; this is translated from the coding sequence ATGATCCTCCAACTGCTCTCGACGGGGGAGATCCTCATTCTCGCGACCGTCGTATGTGTGATACTGTTCCTGATCGGACTGCCGATCTACCTCGTGTTCGGCTTCTGGGGGCTGATCTACCACGCCACCTCGGAGAGCTTCCCGATCAGCAACATCGCACTTGAACACTACGACGTGCTACAGACCTTCCCGTTCACCGCGATCCCGTTGTTCATCCTCGTCGGAGATCTGATATACGAGTCCGGGATCGCGGCGGAAGTCGTCGATTTCACCAAGGAGACGATCGGATGGTGGCCGGGGTCGACCGGCAACACTGCGATCGGAACGGCATCGATATTCTCGGCGATCACCGGATCCAACGCCGCGACGACGGCGTCAGTCGGGAACGCGTTATACCCGCAGATGCAAAACGAGGGGTACAAGGACACCTACGCCGCAGGAACGATCGCCGCCGGTGGCGTGCTCGGGGCCATCATCCCGCCAAGCATCCTGCTGATAATCTACGGGGTCGCGTTCGGCGTCTCTATCATCGACCTGTTCAAAGCCGGGATCGCGCCAGGCATCGGTATGCTGATCGTCCTCGTCGGGATCAACACCTACTATTCGAAGAAGGAAGACTACGGTTCCCAAACGACTCCCGGGATCAACCCCCTCAAGATAATCAAAGCGGGGTGGCGTGCGAAGATCGGGATCGGGACGATCGTCATCCTCCTCGGGGGGATCTTCGCGGGAATCTTCACCCCCACCGAGTCCGCCGCCGTGGCGGTCATCTACATTCTCGCTCTATCCGTCGGGACGGGTCGGATCTCGTCGTTCGAGGAGATCCTGCGCGCCTCGTTCTCGTCGCTCCTGTTGCTCGGGGTCATCATCCCGATGGTCGTCACCTCGGTGTTGATCCAACAGAGCATGTCGAACCTGGGGCTCCAGACGACGATCGCCAACGCGGTCATCGGGCTCCAAAACGAGTTCCTGATCCTCCTTGCGATCCTCGCCATCATCTGGATCGCCGGAACCGTGATGGACGCGACACCGAACCTGCTCCTCACGGCACCGATGCTGGCCCCGGCGGCAGCCGAGATCGGGTGGGGGCCCATCGTCTGGGGGATGATATTTATGATGGGCGATTCCGTGGGGTTCATCACCCCACCGTACGGGCTGAACCTGTACATCATCAGCGGGATCGCGGAGATCGACTACATCAGGGTCGCCCGGGCGGTCGTCCCGTATCTGCTGGGGCTGGTCGCCGTCTGGATCGGATACGCCGTGATACACCTGTATGTTATATAG
- a CDS encoding TRAP transporter small permease, protein MNTTILRKLERNFEGYIGTSMLFAYTGLIGYTILSRSAPWDPPTYTLTVTLYLFTWMTWLAAGWAIRHDSHFRFTLLRENLSPQANYLLRYIDLVGWVFFATIVAWYIFETLQRRLESGREILGTPIPLWTAYLAVFVGMILIIVRALQKAILVRRQYKNDEDITPTSKVDI, encoded by the coding sequence ATGAATACTACTATTCTCAGGAAGTTAGAGCGCAACTTCGAGGGGTACATTGGAACGAGTATGCTGTTCGCGTACACCGGTCTTATCGGTTATACGATACTTTCGCGATCAGCACCGTGGGATCCACCGACGTACACGCTAACGGTGACGCTGTATCTCTTCACGTGGATGACGTGGCTAGCCGCAGGCTGGGCGATCCGTCACGACTCCCATTTCCGGTTTACGCTACTGCGAGAGAACCTCTCGCCGCAGGCCAACTACCTGCTTCGGTATATCGATCTCGTCGGGTGGGTCTTTTTCGCCACCATCGTTGCCTGGTACATCTTCGAGACGCTCCAGCGACGGCTCGAATCGGGGCGGGAGATATTGGGGACGCCGATCCCGCTGTGGACGGCCTATCTGGCTGTCTTCGTCGGAATGATCCTCATCATCGTCAGGGCGCTACAAAAGGCGATACTGGTTCGGCGGCAGTACAAGAACGACGAGGACATCACCCCAACGTCGAAGGTTGATATATGA
- a CDS encoding TRAP transporter substrate-binding protein, whose translation MSRDSGVSRRKLLKTAGTASAVGVGLAGCSSGGSGGGGSTEESGGEEEMTSGGDTDSNSGGSEPELQLTIGGVMSPPGSAWNGEQPSGHWEFEKRVEERTDGRIQVDNVAEGELCGELTCPEKVSQGTVEIGSASIGNSTKFYPMNDIWMLPFTFPSPQSLGYVHQKAETWEQWWVPFAQEFGVVPLWMHAPTLRSINIGLDRSDSKDSAHRAPADVEGMDCRRTGSQVSGIALSEWGMNPVSVSWADSLQGLRTGVVGGMEAAISPVCAYGGNMADSLGESVHNRWTIHNDVKWASVEWLKSLSEENRTIIAEESRTLYRDLVRRNRQIHQEVLGTYTDDPPEEAAIVEHDLQVNYIEGDEQQQWADMVTYDQNPDLYTDVIESADQIGVDGEAFHEYLHDSARESAVPDGFYGDSYTIDAWWDDYLQEM comes from the coding sequence ATGTCACGTGATAGTGGCGTATCCAGGCGAAAGCTACTCAAGACTGCCGGAACAGCAAGCGCCGTTGGAGTCGGGTTGGCCGGCTGTTCAAGCGGTGGCAGTGGCGGTGGAGGATCGACTGAAGAAAGCGGCGGCGAGGAGGAAATGACGAGCGGCGGCGACACCGACAGTAACTCGGGTGGGTCGGAGCCGGAGCTTCAGTTGACGATCGGTGGTGTGATGTCCCCGCCGGGAAGCGCGTGGAACGGGGAACAGCCGTCCGGCCACTGGGAGTTCGAAAAGCGGGTTGAAGAACGGACCGACGGCCGCATCCAGGTTGACAACGTCGCCGAGGGAGAGCTCTGTGGCGAACTGACCTGTCCGGAGAAGGTCTCGCAGGGAACTGTCGAGATCGGGAGCGCCTCGATCGGGAACTCCACGAAGTTCTACCCGATGAACGACATCTGGATGCTCCCGTTCACGTTCCCGAGCCCACAGTCGCTCGGGTACGTCCACCAGAAGGCCGAGACGTGGGAGCAGTGGTGGGTCCCGTTCGCACAGGAGTTCGGCGTCGTCCCGCTGTGGATGCACGCGCCCACGCTCCGGTCGATCAACATCGGTCTGGACAGGTCGGACAGCAAGGACTCCGCCCACAGAGCACCAGCCGATGTCGAAGGGATGGACTGCCGGCGGACCGGGAGCCAGGTGTCCGGGATCGCCCTCAGCGAGTGGGGTATGAACCCGGTTTCGGTCTCCTGGGCCGACAGCCTGCAGGGGCTTCGCACCGGCGTCGTCGGCGGGATGGAGGCGGCAATCTCGCCGGTGTGCGCGTACGGCGGGAACATGGCCGACTCGCTGGGCGAGAGCGTCCACAACCGGTGGACGATCCACAACGACGTGAAGTGGGCCAGCGTGGAGTGGCTCAAGAGCCTCTCCGAGGAGAACCGGACCATCATCGCCGAGGAATCCCGGACGCTGTACCGGGACCTCGTCCGCAGGAACCGCCAAATCCATCAAGAGGTCCTCGGCACCTACACCGACGATCCGCCGGAGGAGGCGGCCATCGTCGAGCACGACCTCCAAGTGAACTACATCGAGGGCGACGAACAACAGCAGTGGGCGGATATGGTCACGTACGACCAGAACCCCGATCTGTATACTGACGTGATCGAGAGCGCCGACCAGATCGGCGTCGACGGGGAGGCGTTCCACGAGTATCTCCACGACTCCGCGCGGGAGTCGGCCGTTCCTGACGGCTTCTACGGCGACAGTTACACCATCGACGCGTGGTGGGACGATTATCTTCAAGAGATGTGA
- a CDS encoding zinc-dependent alcohol dehydrogenase: MNEPGRVERREIEIPDPGPDDVLLRVELSGICGTDVHMYNGGMDLEFPVVPGHEFAGTIRNVGENVEEDSKGAEIEEGDNLAVVPAMPGGSDDWYARNMPGRPRLSKDPDRFGFDNVDEQYAGGMSQHVVLPPKAAYYRLPDGMDVELGALIEPLSVGMHAFERSMQPGIPHIREGFGIGRSVAVQGAGPVGLFAICSAKAAGAGQIIAIDAIDERLKLAEEFGATDLIDLTEHDSDELVTTVKQLTNGNVGPDVVIEAAGVPQAIKQGLELPHDGGTYVEAGHFAYNGECEINPTRIVQKELNIYGSLAYPPTQFESAIELIDQLEDEVPFRKLFNYKTTFENAEDAYEAQESGEAYRATVHPHGF; the protein is encoded by the coding sequence ATGAATGAACCTGGGAGAGTGGAACGACGGGAGATTGAAATTCCGGATCCGGGTCCGGACGACGTCCTTCTCCGCGTCGAACTCTCCGGAATCTGTGGGACCGACGTACATATGTACAACGGCGGAATGGATCTCGAGTTCCCCGTCGTTCCAGGACACGAGTTCGCGGGGACGATAAGGAACGTCGGAGAAAACGTCGAGGAAGACTCGAAGGGCGCCGAAATCGAGGAGGGCGACAACTTGGCGGTTGTTCCGGCGATGCCCGGCGGGAGCGACGACTGGTACGCCCGGAATATGCCCGGTCGGCCCCGGCTGAGCAAGGATCCCGACAGGTTCGGCTTCGACAACGTCGACGAGCAGTACGCCGGCGGGATGAGTCAACACGTCGTGTTGCCGCCGAAGGCCGCGTACTACCGCCTCCCCGACGGGATGGACGTGGAACTGGGCGCGCTGATCGAACCGCTGTCGGTCGGGATGCACGCCTTCGAGCGCTCGATGCAGCCGGGGATTCCGCACATACGCGAGGGGTTCGGCATCGGCCGGAGCGTCGCGGTGCAGGGTGCGGGTCCCGTGGGGCTCTTCGCAATCTGTTCGGCGAAGGCCGCGGGCGCCGGACAGATCATCGCGATCGACGCCATAGACGAACGCCTGAAGCTGGCCGAGGAGTTCGGCGCGACCGATCTCATCGACCTGACCGAGCACGACTCCGACGAACTGGTCACGACGGTCAAGCAGCTCACGAACGGAAACGTCGGCCCCGACGTCGTGATCGAGGCGGCCGGCGTTCCCCAGGCGATCAAACAAGGGCTGGAGCTCCCGCACGACGGCGGCACCTACGTCGAAGCCGGCCACTTCGCATACAACGGCGAGTGTGAAATCAACCCGACGCGGATCGTCCAGAAGGAACTGAACATCTACGGGAGCCTGGCGTATCCGCCGACCCAGTTCGAGTCCGCCATCGAACTGATCGACCAGCTCGAAGACGAGGTTCCGTTCCGGAAACTCTTCAACTACAAAACGACCTTCGAGAACGCCGAGGACGCATACGAGGCGCAGGAATCCGGCGAGGCGTACCGGGCGACGGTCCATCCCCACGGGTTCTGA
- a CDS encoding aldehyde dehydrogenase family protein, which translates to MSLEQLGQQDKDILIDGVWSGAEERAEVRHPYEGAVVGSVPLVGADRVTEAIEAADAAVDASSLSAYDRYELLTAAADRVEDRLEEIAQIVTSEEGKPITEARNEVDRTAQTLRLSAEEAKRQFGEYVPMDPQKGMARDHCFTQREPLGVVAAITPFNFPIMLMAHKVGPALAAGNAVVGKPATDTPLSSIALFECLDEAAAEVGAPDGLINVVTGSGSTVGDVFLDHDAVEAISFTGSTAVGKYLADNSGMKEITLELGGNDPTIVWHDTDLESAAEQVVGGACSNGGQVCNSVERVLVEESIEDEFIEEVVDAAADITVGNPHNEDTDLGAMVTDDEFESTVELFEETLEQGARVEYGGNYGGDLGDRVFEPTVLSDVTPDMPAATEEVFGPVIPVIPVDSFEEAIEEANNTNYGLEAGLFTQDIDRAKQAADRIDAGGVNINTVSGFRTDHMPYGGFKDSGKGKEGIKYATKHFSREKLVGFHPGINE; encoded by the coding sequence ATGTCACTGGAGCAGCTAGGTCAGCAGGACAAGGACATCCTTATCGACGGTGTGTGGAGCGGTGCGGAGGAACGGGCGGAGGTACGGCATCCGTACGAGGGGGCGGTCGTGGGATCGGTCCCGCTCGTCGGCGCGGACAGGGTGACAGAAGCCATCGAAGCAGCGGACGCGGCCGTCGACGCGTCGTCGCTTTCGGCCTACGACCGCTACGAGTTACTCACGGCGGCCGCCGATCGTGTCGAAGATCGGCTCGAGGAGATCGCCCAGATCGTCACAAGCGAGGAGGGAAAGCCGATCACGGAAGCGAGAAACGAGGTCGACAGGACCGCCCAGACGCTACGATTGTCGGCCGAGGAGGCCAAGCGGCAGTTCGGGGAGTACGTCCCGATGGATCCACAGAAGGGAATGGCGCGGGACCACTGTTTCACCCAGCGGGAACCGCTCGGGGTCGTCGCCGCCATCACGCCGTTCAACTTCCCGATCATGCTGATGGCGCACAAGGTCGGCCCGGCACTCGCGGCCGGAAACGCCGTTGTCGGGAAGCCAGCGACCGATACCCCGCTCTCGTCGATCGCGCTCTTCGAGTGTTTAGACGAGGCCGCAGCGGAGGTCGGAGCACCTGACGGGCTTATAAACGTCGTGACGGGCAGCGGCTCCACCGTGGGTGACGTCTTCCTCGATCACGACGCGGTCGAGGCGATATCCTTCACCGGCTCAACCGCTGTGGGGAAGTATCTCGCGGACAACAGCGGAATGAAGGAGATCACCCTCGAGCTCGGCGGGAACGACCCCACGATCGTCTGGCACGATACCGACCTCGAATCGGCCGCAGAGCAAGTCGTCGGCGGCGCCTGCTCAAACGGCGGCCAGGTGTGTAACAGCGTCGAGCGTGTGCTCGTTGAGGAAAGCATCGAAGACGAATTCATCGAGGAGGTCGTCGACGCGGCTGCCGACATCACGGTCGGGAATCCGCACAACGAGGACACTGACCTCGGAGCGATGGTCACCGATGACGAGTTCGAGAGCACCGTCGAGCTGTTTGAAGAGACGCTCGAGCAGGGTGCGAGAGTGGAGTACGGCGGGAACTACGGCGGTGACCTCGGTGATCGCGTCTTCGAGCCGACGGTGCTGTCGGACGTGACTCCGGATATGCCTGCTGCGACCGAGGAGGTGTTCGGACCGGTGATCCCCGTGATTCCGGTTGACAGCTTCGAGGAAGCCATCGAGGAAGCCAACAACACCAACTACGGTCTGGAGGCCGGGCTGTTCACGCAGGATATCGACCGCGCCAAACAGGCCGCCGACCGGATCGACGCCGGCGGTGTCAACATCAACACGGTTAGCGGGTTCCGGACGGATCACATGCCCTACGGCGGGTTCAAAGACAGCGGTAAAGGAAAGGAGGGTATCAAATACGCGACGAAACACTTCAGCCGGGAGAAGTTGGTCGGGTTCCATCCCGGAATAAACGAGTAA
- a CDS encoding IclR family transcriptional regulator gives MKSTRSEQEHPSTLLDIISVLDREGPMGVTEVAGTLDIAKSTAHYHLSTLRQNGFVTKDGTRYGLGLSFLKMGLETRRREPLFDAAKEEIDKLADETGELAILSVEQRGLGVYLYKRGGSNALDIDAPIGGSASLHNRALGKAMLSRYDEERVDDIIDRHGLPETAERTITSRAELKDALRNVREEGVAFNREESIDGIHGVGVPITTAEGNVLGAISVAGPAKRLNGSLFNEDLPDILSRARNVIELNHQHGHTY, from the coding sequence ATGAAATCAACGCGTTCCGAGCAAGAACACCCCTCCACGCTCTTAGACATAATCTCGGTGCTGGACCGCGAGGGACCGATGGGTGTGACGGAGGTAGCAGGGACACTCGACATCGCCAAGAGCACCGCCCACTACCACCTCAGTACGCTCCGACAGAACGGATTCGTCACGAAAGACGGGACGCGGTACGGGCTCGGACTCTCCTTTCTCAAGATGGGTCTGGAGACGCGTCGCCGGGAACCGCTGTTCGACGCGGCCAAGGAGGAGATCGACAAGTTGGCCGACGAGACCGGGGAGTTGGCGATCCTCTCGGTCGAACAGCGCGGGCTGGGGGTGTATCTGTACAAACGAGGCGGCTCCAACGCCCTCGATATCGATGCTCCGATCGGCGGGTCCGCGAGCTTACACAACCGCGCGCTCGGCAAAGCGATGCTGTCCCGGTACGATGAGGAACGGGTGGACGACATAATCGACCGCCACGGACTGCCGGAGACCGCCGAACGGACGATCACGTCGCGGGCGGAACTGAAGGACGCGTTGCGGAATGTCCGCGAGGAGGGTGTGGCGTTCAACCGCGAGGAGTCGATCGACGGGATCCACGGAGTGGGGGTTCCGATCACCACCGCTGAGGGTAATGTCCTCGGTGCGATCAGCGTCGCGGGACCGGCGAAACGGCTCAACGGCAGCCTGTTCAACGAGGACTTGCCCGACATTCTCTCCAGAGCACGGAACGTGATCGAGCTCAACCACCAGCACGGACACACCTACTGA
- a CDS encoding 2-hydroxyacid dehydrogenase encodes MTHTPTVYVTREIPEVGLETLRERYEVVVRTEKLPPDQAEVRARLRKLDADGLVCLLSDDVDGDVLDASPDLSVVSTFSVGYDHIDLAAAAERGIAVGHTPGVLTETTADLTWALLLSCARRTVEAHAYVEAGEWEVWGPTLLTGADVHGSTLGIVGLGKIGTAVARRTAGFGMDVVYTGPNRKPGREAELGDVGVDATYVDRDRLLVDSDVVSLHVPLTQATEEWIGEAELRRMDDDAILLNTSRGGVVDTDALDTALERGWIGRAGLDVTDPEPLPAEHPLLRHAPERLVVTPHVGSASVGTRDRMAEMAAANVEAGIEGRELPHSALRDAGLK; translated from the coding sequence ATGACCCATACGCCAACCGTCTACGTCACGCGCGAGATTCCCGAAGTCGGGCTCGAAACCCTCCGGGAACGGTACGAGGTCGTCGTCCGCACCGAGAAGTTGCCGCCGGATCAGGCGGAGGTTCGCGCCCGGTTGCGGAAACTCGATGCCGACGGGCTCGTCTGTCTCCTCTCCGACGACGTCGATGGCGACGTGCTCGATGCCTCACCCGACCTCTCGGTTGTCAGCACCTTCTCCGTGGGGTACGATCACATTGACCTCGCCGCAGCGGCCGAGCGGGGCATCGCCGTCGGCCACACGCCCGGCGTTCTCACCGAGACGACCGCGGACCTGACGTGGGCGCTGCTGCTTTCGTGTGCCCGCCGGACCGTCGAGGCCCACGCGTACGTCGAGGCCGGCGAGTGGGAGGTGTGGGGGCCGACGCTTTTGACCGGCGCCGACGTCCACGGATCCACCCTCGGGATCGTCGGGCTCGGGAAGATCGGAACCGCGGTCGCCCGCCGGACCGCTGGGTTCGGAATGGACGTGGTGTACACCGGCCCGAACCGCAAGCCCGGCCGCGAGGCCGAACTCGGAGACGTCGGCGTCGACGCCACCTACGTCGACCGGGATCGCCTCTTGGTCGACAGCGACGTCGTCTCGCTGCACGTCCCGCTGACCCAGGCAACGGAGGAGTGGATCGGCGAAGCGGAACTCCGGCGGATGGACGACGACGCGATCCTGCTCAACACCAGCCGCGGCGGGGTCGTCGACACCGACGCCTTGGACACCGCGCTGGAACGCGGGTGGATCGGCCGTGCGGGCCTCGACGTCACCGATCCCGAACCGCTGCCGGCCGAGCACCCACTCCTCCGGCACGCCCCGGAGCGGCTGGTGGTCACCCCGCACGTCGGAAGCGCCAGCGTCGGGACCAGAGACCGGATGGCGGAGATGGCCGCGGCGAACGTCGAGGCGGGCATCGAGGGGCGGGAGCTTCCGCACTCGGCGCTCCGCGATGCCGGGCTGAAGTGA